Within Bacteroidales bacterium, the genomic segment AGCAAAATCCCCCTGCCGGAAAAACGGGTCAGATACCTGGGAGTAACCAGAAAAACTGATTAACAGAAAAAGGATAATATACGTTCTGTACATACAGCAAAAGCCATTCTCAAAGAATGTTAAAAATACTCTTTTTTCAGATTTTTCTGCTTAATTTGCCGGCTGATTTCATTCAAACTGATAACGACACGTTTATTGTCTCCGCTATATGATGAAAAAATATGCACTGATTAATAATATCACCGGCTGGGTGATATTTGCCGTTGCCGCAGTTGTGTACCTGCTTACCATGGAACCCACAGCCAGTTTCTGGGATCCGGGGGAATTTATCGCCACAGCTATGAAACAGCAGATCGGACATCCTCCGGGAGCCCCGTTCTTTATGATCATGGGAAGATTTTTCACCCTTTTGGCCGGAAATGATCTGAGCAAGGTTGCTGTGTGTATGAATGCCATGTCGGCTCTGGCCAGTGCCTTTACCATTCTGTTCCTTTTCTGGAGCATTACACATCTGGCAAGGAAAATTCTGATAAAGGAAGAATCTGATCTTTCCGCCGGAAACATTATTGCCATTATGGCTGCCGGCATGGTCGGTGCCCTGGCCTATACATTCTCCGATTCGTTCTGGTTTTCCGCAGTGGAAGCCGAAGTATATGCTACTTCCTCGCTGTTCACCGCCCTGGTTTTCTGGCTTATGTTGAAATGGGAAGAGGCAGCCGACAAACCCCATTCGCACCGGTGGCTCATTCTGATTGCTTTTCTGATGGGATTGTCCATTGGAGTTCACCTCCTCAACCTCCTCGCCATTCCGGCGCTGGTTTTTATCTATTACTTCAAAAAATACACCGTTTCGCGCTGGGGCATTGTTAAGGCACTCGGCGTCAGCATCCTCATTCTTGGAGCCATTTTGTATGTTATTATCCCTGGAATCCCCTGGCTCGCGTCCATCTTCGAACTGATTTTTGTCAATGGCTTCGGGCTCCCGTTCAACTCGGGCCTTATATTCTATGTTATTTTACTCAGTGCATTGACTATCTGGCTGATATGGCTGACCTACCGGAAAAAAATGGTGGGGTTAAATACCATCCTTACCGGCGTGGCGGTTATTCTACTCGGGTACTTTTCCTATGGAATGATTGTCATCCGCTCTTCGGCAAATCCCCCTCTGAATGAAAACAACCCTTCCAATGTTTTCTCCCTCCTTTCTTATCTTAACCGTGATCAGTACGGCGACAGACCTCTTTTTAAAGGACAGTACTATAACGCACCCCTGATTGAATCAAAACAGGGCAAAGCCATTTACACACCCATCGGGCGTAAATATGTAAAAACAAGCTATAAACCAGAATACGTCTACGATGAACGCTTTACAACCATATTCCCGCGCATGTACAGCGATGATCCTCGACATATTGAAGCCTACAAACACTGGGCAGGTATAAAAGGCAAACCGGTGAGGATTACCGGCAACGACGGAAAAACCAAAACCGAGTATGTCCCCACCTTTGGCGAAAACCTGAAATTTTTCTGGAGATACCAGCTTGGCTGGATGTACTTCCGTTATTTCATGTGGAATTTTGCCGGCCGCCAGAATGACATCCAGGGAAATGACGGCTCCATAATCGGCGAAGGAAATAAGCTCTACGGAAACTGGATATCGGGCATCAAATTCCTGGATGAAGCCCGGCTGGGACCGCAGGATAATCTTCCTTCAACGCTTGCAACGAACAGGGGAAGAAACACGTACTATCTTCTCCCTCTCCTGCTCGGTTTGGTTGGATTGGTTTACCATTACCGCCGGAATCCGAAAGATACGGTGGTTGTATTCTGGCTCTTCTTCATGACCGGAATAGCCATTGTCCTCTATCTGAACCAGAAACCCCTTGAGCCAAGAGAAAGGGATTATTCCTACGCTGGTTCATTTTATGCGTTCGCCATCTGGATAGGCTTGGGAGTTCTCGCTCTCTATGAACTGCTGCGGAAATACCTCCCTTCAGTGGCAGGTGCTTCTATCAGCCTTGCCCTTTGCCTCTTTGCGGTACCGATGATAATGGCCGCCGAAAACTGGGACGACCATGATCGTTCAGGCCGCTATACTGCCCGCGATTTCGCCATCAATTACCTTGAGTCGTGCGATTCCAATGCGGTCGTTTTTACCAACGGTGACAACGACACATTCCCCCTCTGGTACGTTCAGGAAGTGGAAGGAGTCAGGACAGACGTCCGCGTGGTAAATCTGAGCTATCTGGGTGCCGACTGGTACATTGACCAGATGAAACGGAAAGTCTATTCTTCAGATCCCCTGCCGATTCGTTTTACCAGCGATCAGTACCGGCAGGGACGAAGAGATGTTGTCTATATTGTTGAACGCACCCAGGATAAAATTCCCCTGAACGAAGCCCTCTACAACTGGCTGGGCAGTGATGACCCACGTACCAAAAGCATACCCGGGTACCAGGGATCATTCGACTACCTGCCGGCCAAAAATTTTACATTGCCCGTTGACACTTCTGCCATCAGAAGCGCAGGAATTCTTACAAGCCGCGAACTGCCCTCTATGGTGTCCTCAATCGACATCAAAATTGACAAAAACTATATCACAAAGAGCGACATGCTGGTGCTGGATATGCTGGCCACCAGCAACTGGACAAGACCTCTGTATTTTGCCGTTACTGTTTCGCGCGACAACTGGCTTGGGCTGGATCCTTACCTCAGGCTCGAAGGACTCGCCTACCGGATTGTTCCCGTTAAAGGTTCTACGGATATTGCCCGTCCCGGAACCGTTGCCGCCGACATTATGTACGACAACATGATGAATAAATTCCGCTGGGGCGGTATCGATAACCCCCATGTATACCTTGATGAAAACAACCAGAGAATGCTGCTCAATATGCGGAACAATTTTGCCCGGCTCGCTGAGGCGCTCCTGGCGTCAGGAAAAAACGATTCAGCCCGCAAGGTACTCGATCGCTGCATGGAATTGCTCCCTTCTTCCAGGGTACCCCACAACTTCTTCAGCCTGCCTCTCATTGAAATGTTTTACCGGACCAACCAGCCCGAAAAGGCCGGAGCGGTTGTCACTGACCTTCTGAAAACTCTCTCGGAAGAACTCCATTACTACTACCGCCTTAACCAGAAATTCCCCAATGAAGCAGACTATGAACGAAGACTCGATTTCTACCTGATGAGTGAACTCGATGCCTTAACAAGAAAATATGACCAGAAGGAACTGAACAAAAAAATTCAGGAAGAATTAAAGAATGTTTCCATTCTCTATGGAATTCCCAGTGAATAAGGAATGACCGATAGATGGATTCTGAAAGCTGGTATGCGGGTTTATCCCGGGGCTGTCTGGAAGCTGAATCCTGCCCGGAAAGAAATTGCCCTTACATTTGACGATGGCCCCGAACCGGAAGTAACCCCAAAAGTGCTGGACATCCTTGCACAATATGCCCTCCAGGCAACTTTCTTCTGTTTGGGAAGCAAGGCCGAAAAATTGCCTTCCATCGTCCGGCAGATCAGAGATCAGGGACATACCATCGGAAATCATTCCTACAGCCATCCCAACGGATTTCTTACCGGGTTGAAAACATACACCGCAGATGTGGAAAAAGCGCATGCAATCCTCCAGACTTCCCTGTTCCGTCCGCCGTATGGACGCATCAGACCTTTGCAGTACAAGCTCCTTTCAGAGAATTTTCTCATCATATTCTGGAATGTAATGTCGTACGATTTTCATCCCGGATTTACTCCTGAAAAATG encodes:
- a CDS encoding DUF2723 domain-containing protein, translated to MKKYALINNITGWVIFAVAAVVYLLTMEPTASFWDPGEFIATAMKQQIGHPPGAPFFMIMGRFFTLLAGNDLSKVAVCMNAMSALASAFTILFLFWSITHLARKILIKEESDLSAGNIIAIMAAGMVGALAYTFSDSFWFSAVEAEVYATSSLFTALVFWLMLKWEEAADKPHSHRWLILIAFLMGLSIGVHLLNLLAIPALVFIYYFKKYTVSRWGIVKALGVSILILGAILYVIIPGIPWLASIFELIFVNGFGLPFNSGLIFYVILLSALTIWLIWLTYRKKMVGLNTILTGVAVILLGYFSYGMIVIRSSANPPLNENNPSNVFSLLSYLNRDQYGDRPLFKGQYYNAPLIESKQGKAIYTPIGRKYVKTSYKPEYVYDERFTTIFPRMYSDDPRHIEAYKHWAGIKGKPVRITGNDGKTKTEYVPTFGENLKFFWRYQLGWMYFRYFMWNFAGRQNDIQGNDGSIIGEGNKLYGNWISGIKFLDEARLGPQDNLPSTLATNRGRNTYYLLPLLLGLVGLVYHYRRNPKDTVVVFWLFFMTGIAIVLYLNQKPLEPRERDYSYAGSFYAFAIWIGLGVLALYELLRKYLPSVAGASISLALCLFAVPMIMAAENWDDHDRSGRYTARDFAINYLESCDSNAVVFTNGDNDTFPLWYVQEVEGVRTDVRVVNLSYLGADWYIDQMKRKVYSSDPLPIRFTSDQYRQGRRDVVYIVERTQDKIPLNEALYNWLGSDDPRTKSIPGYQGSFDYLPAKNFTLPVDTSAIRSAGILTSRELPSMVSSIDIKIDKNYITKSDMLVLDMLATSNWTRPLYFAVTVSRDNWLGLDPYLRLEGLAYRIVPVKGSTDIARPGTVAADIMYDNMMNKFRWGGIDNPHVYLDENNQRMLLNMRNNFARLAEALLASGKNDSARKVLDRCMELLPSSRVPHNFFSLPLIEMFYRTNQPEKAGAVVTDLLKTLSEELHYYYRLNQKFPNEADYERRLDFYLMSELDALTRKYDQKELNKKIQEELKNVSILYGIPSE
- a CDS encoding polysaccharide deacetylase family protein, translating into MTDRWILKAGMRVYPGAVWKLNPARKEIALTFDDGPEPEVTPKVLDILAQYALQATFFCLGSKAEKLPSIVRQIRDQGHTIGNHSYSHPNGFLTGLKTYTADVEKAHAILQTSLFRPPYGRIRPLQYKLLSENFLIIFWNVMSYDFHPGFTPEKCLNHCLQNLENGAVFVFHDTLRASRNLLTFLPVFLDTLAKQGYRSVIPGNAIK